In a genomic window of Candidatus Beckwithbacteria bacterium:
- a CDS encoding phosphoglycerate kinase has product MNKKTIRDIDLRGKKILLRVDYNVALENGQVADELRISQTIPTIEYLLKQDCRIILMSHLGRPEGKVIPELSLKPVVECLAKFLQKEVSFGEPKGKISLLENLRFNPGEEANTADFSRQLANLGEVFVNDAFGVCHRAQASTVGVTKFLPAVAGLLLEQEVDIIIKAMEKPQRPLVVIVGGAKLETKIGLIKKLLIKADQLLVGGAVANKLMEDVDSQLANGEKMRLPVDGVWEEKIMRDIGPKTRELFGEIIGRAKTIIWNGPMGMFEKPKFSQGTEFIYQSIKKNRQALSIVGGGDTLAALNKNKDYVKSFTHVSTGGGAMLELIEKGSLPGIDVLMDK; this is encoded by the coding sequence ATGAATAAAAAGACGATCAGAGACATTGATTTAAGAGGGAAAAAGATTTTATTGCGGGTGGATTACAATGTGGCTTTGGAGAATGGGCAAGTGGCAGATGAGTTAAGAATCAGTCAAACAATTCCGACAATTGAGTATTTATTAAAACAAGACTGTCGGATAATTTTAATGTCACACTTAGGACGACCGGAAGGAAAAGTGATACCGGAATTATCTTTAAAGCCAGTAGTTGAATGTTTGGCCAAATTCCTGCAAAAAGAAGTAAGCTTTGGAGAGCCGAAAGGTAAAATTAGTTTGTTGGAAAACCTGCGGTTTAACCCGGGGGAAGAAGCAAACACTGCAGATTTTAGCCGCCAGTTGGCAAATTTAGGAGAAGTGTTTGTTAATGATGCTTTTGGGGTTTGCCATCGGGCGCAGGCGTCAACGGTGGGAGTGACAAAATTTTTACCGGCGGTGGCGGGGTTATTACTGGAGCAAGAAGTGGACATTATCATTAAAGCAATGGAGAAGCCTCAAAGACCGTTAGTGGTAATCGTCGGCGGGGCTAAACTGGAGACAAAAATAGGGTTGATTAAGAAATTACTGATAAAAGCAGATCAGTTGTTAGTCGGCGGGGCGGTAGCTAATAAACTAATGGAAGATGTTGATAGTCAGCTGGCAAACGGAGAGAAAATGAGGTTGCCGGTTGACGGAGTTTGGGAAGAAAAGATAATGAGGGATATTGGACCAAAGACGCGAGAGTTGTTTGGAGAAATAATCGGCCGGGCCAAGACAATTATTTGGAATGGGCCGATGGGAATGTTTGAAAAACCTAAATTTTCCCAAGGCACGGAGTTTATTTATCAGTCAATTAAAAAGAATCGACAGGCCTTATCGATTGTGGGTGGAGGGGACACGTTGGCGGCGTTAAATAAAAATAAAGATTATGTCAAAAGTTTTACTCATGTTTCGACCGGCGGCGGAGCGATGTTGGAATTGATTGAAAAGGGGAGCTTGCCGGGGATTGATGTCTTGATGGACAAGTAG
- a CDS encoding Rrf2 family transcriptional regulator encodes MLKISREVDLGLLLMAELYEKKSLSLSEWAKEKKLPYRFLSKIAVKLKKAGLIKSREGREGGYWLNKKVKVGEIFKAIEGKKGVVACLQGQTCAAAKFCHQRKVLVKLNQVLEKQLNQMNLEELC; translated from the coding sequence ATGCTTAAAATTTCCAGAGAGGTGGATTTAGGGTTGCTGTTAATGGCGGAACTTTACGAAAAAAAGTCGTTAAGTTTGTCGGAGTGGGCGAAAGAGAAGAAGCTGCCATATAGGTTTTTAAGCAAGATTGCGGTGAAGCTAAAAAAAGCGGGGTTAATTAAAAGCCGAGAGGGAAGAGAGGGCGGCTATTGGTTGAATAAAAAAGTCAAAGTGGGAGAGATTTTTAAGGCAATTGAAGGAAAAAAGGGAGTGGTGGCGTGTCTGCAGGGGCAGACATGCGCGGCGGCCAAGTTTTGCCATCAGCGAAAAGTGCTGGTGAAATTAAATCAAGTTTTGGAAAAACAGTTAAATCAGATGAATTTGGAAGAGTTATGTTAA
- a CDS encoding ABC transporter ATP-binding protein has protein sequence MLKVQNLKVKVQNKLILDGINLQIERGEIVALMGPNGSGKSSLANAIMGNPSYQLVSGQASLDGENLLNLGPDKRAKIGLFLAWQNPIGIRGVTVGQIVRKPRKELLLAAKDLKIKPEFLEREINVGFSGGEKKKLEILQLIMLKPKYAILDEIDSGLDIDALKLLGEIKQKKLGILLITHYTRIFKYLKPDRVLVMKEGRIVKSGGKELIKIIEKDGYGNF, from the coding sequence ATGTTAAAAGTGCAAAATTTAAAAGTAAAAGTGCAAAATAAATTAATTCTAGACGGGATTAATTTGCAAATTGAGCGGGGAGAAATTGTCGCTTTAATGGGGCCGAACGGCAGTGGGAAAAGTAGTTTGGCGAACGCCATAATGGGAAACCCGAGCTATCAGTTAGTGAGCGGACAAGCCTCACTTGACGGGGAAAATTTATTGAATTTGGGCCCGGATAAACGGGCAAAAATAGGCTTATTTTTGGCGTGGCAGAATCCGATCGGCATCAGGGGGGTGACGGTGGGGCAGATAGTAAGAAAGCCAAGAAAAGAGTTGTTGTTAGCGGCGAAAGATTTAAAAATTAAGCCGGAGTTTTTAGAAAGAGAGATTAATGTGGGTTTTTCCGGCGGAGAAAAGAAAAAGCTGGAAATTTTACAACTGATAATGTTGAAGCCAAAGTATGCGATTTTGGACGAGATTGATTCGGGGTTGGATATTGACGCCTTAAAATTACTAGGGGAAATTAAACAGAAAAAATTAGGAATTTTGCTGATTACACATTACACCAGAATTTTTAAATACTTAAAACCGGATAGGGTTTTAGTAATGAAAGAGGGAAGAATTGTTAAAAGCGGCGGAAAAGAGCTGATAAAAATTATTGAGAAAGACGGTTATGGTAATTTTTGA
- the sufB gene encoding Fe-S cluster assembly protein SufB: protein MTILDQNLIKKISKQKKEPGWMLELRLKALKSFQEKPMPNWGVDLSGLDFEKINYFSEPEDSPKRSWNQVPRETKDVFEKLGVPEQERKILAGVGAQWNSTIIYQKLKEKLENQGVIFCPMEEAVKRWPDLVKQYFMTKAVTINNNKFSSLNGAIWSGGVFVYVPEGVVIKEPLQGFFWLNLRAGGQFEHTIIVAEEKSRSEFIEGCSAPVYQQDSLHSGVVEIFVGKRARVKFSTIQNWSKNVYNLGTKRAMVAEDGVMEWVSVSLGSQATMVYPASILIGDGAKTSQLSLSLAGKGQEMDTGGKAIHIGKKTTSNIVSKSISKDGGKASYRGLVKILPGAKRAKSSVNCESLLLDNKSQAKTYPSMEILEDDVTALHEAKTGKIAEEELFYLMSRGLSEQEATSLIINGFIEPVVKNLPLEYAVEINRLIDLYAEH, encoded by the coding sequence ATGACTATTCTTGACCAAAATTTAATTAAGAAAATTTCCAAGCAAAAAAAAGAGCCTGGGTGGATGTTGGAGTTAAGATTGAAAGCTTTAAAAAGTTTCCAAGAAAAACCAATGCCTAATTGGGGGGTAGATTTAAGCGGTTTAGACTTTGAGAAAATTAATTATTTTAGCGAGCCGGAAGATTCACCGAAAAGAAGTTGGAATCAGGTGCCGAGAGAAACCAAGGATGTGTTTGAAAAATTAGGGGTTCCAGAACAAGAGAGAAAGATTTTGGCCGGAGTGGGAGCGCAATGGAATAGCACAATAATTTATCAGAAATTAAAGGAAAAACTGGAGAACCAGGGAGTGATTTTTTGCCCGATGGAAGAGGCGGTGAAGCGGTGGCCGGATTTGGTCAAGCAGTATTTTATGACGAAAGCGGTGACAATAAATAATAATAAATTCAGCAGTTTAAACGGGGCAATTTGGTCTGGCGGGGTATTTGTTTATGTGCCGGAAGGGGTAGTAATCAAAGAACCATTGCAAGGGTTCTTCTGGCTGAACTTAAGGGCGGGAGGGCAGTTTGAGCACACGATTATTGTGGCTGAAGAAAAGAGCAGAAGTGAGTTTATTGAAGGTTGTAGTGCGCCGGTTTACCAGCAGGATTCTCTGCATAGCGGGGTAGTGGAAATATTTGTGGGGAAAAGGGCCAGAGTCAAATTTTCCACGATTCAGAACTGGAGTAAAAATGTTTATAATTTAGGCACGAAAAGAGCGATGGTAGCCGAAGATGGGGTGATGGAATGGGTGTCGGTTAGTTTGGGCAGTCAGGCGACCATGGTCTATCCGGCGAGTATTTTAATTGGCGACGGGGCGAAGACGAGTCAGTTATCTTTAAGTTTGGCAGGAAAGGGGCAGGAGATGGATACGGGTGGGAAAGCGATCCATATCGGCAAGAAGACCACTTCCAATATTGTGTCGAAATCGATCAGTAAAGACGGTGGGAAAGCGAGTTACCGAGGGTTGGTAAAAATATTACCAGGGGCGAAAAGGGCAAAAAGCAGTGTTAATTGCGAATCATTGTTATTGGACAACAAAAGCCAGGCTAAAACTTATCCAAGCATGGAAATTTTAGAAGACGACGTGACGGCATTGCACGAAGCCAAAACAGGGAAGATTGCTGAGGAGGAACTGTTTTATTTAATGAGCCGGGGATTGTCAGAACAAGAGGCAACCAGTTTAATTATTAATGGTTTTATTGAACCGGTAGTCAAAAATTTGCCTTTGGAGTATGCTGTGGAAATAAATAGATTGATCGATCTTTATGCTGAACATTAA
- a CDS encoding SufS family cysteine desulfurase, translating to MFMLNIKQIKQDFPILKRKVNGKRLVYLDNAATSQRPLQVIKAMRDFDLKHNANVHRGLHILSEEASELYEKSREAVAKFVGANSDEIIFVRNTTEGINLVAKAWTGKNIDKDGEILATVMEHHSNILPWMQLGLTVRFVDVTDEGVLDMEDFKKKLTKKTKLISVGHMSNMTGTINPVAEIVRMARKVKARVLIDGAQSVQHVGIDVKKINCDWLAFSGHKMLGPMGIGALYIKKERQEEMGVFLTGGGMISEVYIDKPAVWARGVEKWEAGTPNVEGAVGLAAACEYHNQLGLKNIREHEKALTAYALKELARFKEIKIYGPKNVNIRGGVLSFSFKGVHAHDVAQVLDSEGVAVRSGHHCTMPLHQRFGLVASTRASFYIYNDKKDIDALIKALEKVRKVFK from the coding sequence ATCTTTATGCTGAACATTAAGCAGATAAAACAAGATTTTCCGATTTTAAAACGTAAAGTTAACGGTAAGCGTTTGGTGTATTTGGACAACGCGGCGACGTCGCAGAGACCGCTTCAAGTAATTAAAGCGATGCGGGATTTTGATTTGAAACACAATGCCAATGTGCATCGGGGTTTACACATTTTGTCAGAAGAGGCGAGTGAATTGTATGAAAAATCCCGGGAAGCAGTGGCGAAGTTCGTGGGGGCAAATTCAGACGAAATTATTTTTGTGAGAAATACGACTGAAGGAATTAATTTAGTGGCTAAAGCATGGACTGGGAAAAATATTGATAAAGACGGAGAGATTTTAGCAACGGTGATGGAGCATCACAGCAATATTTTGCCGTGGATGCAACTGGGGTTAACGGTAAGGTTTGTGGATGTGACTGATGAAGGGGTTTTGGATATGGAAGATTTTAAGAAGAAGTTAACAAAAAAAACTAAGTTGATATCAGTAGGGCACATGTCCAATATGACAGGAACAATTAATCCGGTGGCAGAAATTGTCAGGATGGCCAGAAAAGTGAAAGCCCGGGTGTTAATTGACGGAGCGCAAAGCGTGCAGCATGTAGGGATTGATGTGAAAAAAATCAATTGTGACTGGTTAGCTTTTTCAGGACACAAAATGTTGGGGCCGATGGGAATTGGCGCCTTGTATATTAAAAAAGAACGGCAGGAGGAAATGGGTGTATTTTTAACCGGTGGCGGGATGATCTCTGAAGTTTATATTGACAAACCGGCGGTGTGGGCGAGGGGGGTGGAAAAATGGGAAGCAGGGACGCCGAACGTGGAGGGAGCAGTGGGTTTGGCGGCGGCCTGCGAATATCATAATCAGCTGGGGTTGAAAAATATTAGAGAGCACGAGAAAGCATTAACGGCCTATGCTTTGAAAGAATTAGCTAGATTTAAAGAAATTAAAATTTACGGACCCAAAAACGTGAACATCCGCGGCGGGGTACTGAGCTTTAGTTTTAAAGGGGTGCACGCACATGACGTGGCGCAGGTTTTGGACAGTGAAGGAGTGGCGGTCAGGTCCGGCCACCACTGCACGATGCCGTTACACCAGCGGTTTGGGTTGGTGGCGTCGACTAGAGCCAGTTTTTATATTTATAATGACAAAAAAGACATAGATGCGTTAATTAAGGCATTAGAAAAAGTAAGGAAAGTATTCAAATGA
- a CDS encoding SUF system NifU family Fe-S cluster assembly protein translates to MDIYREEILDHYKNPRNFGPVDEFKIKAMDRNASCGDVIEIGLMIKDKRITNIQFKGEGCAIAMAATSMLTEMVKGKTVVQVKKLTDQDMIKKLGINVSLGRKKCATLGLVVLQKLLI, encoded by the coding sequence ATGGATATATATCGAGAAGAAATACTGGACCATTATAAAAATCCGAGAAATTTTGGTCCGGTTGATGAGTTTAAGATAAAAGCGATGGATCGGAATGCCAGCTGTGGGGATGTGATTGAGATAGGATTAATGATTAAAGATAAAAGAATAACGAACATTCAATTTAAAGGCGAAGGTTGCGCGATTGCCATGGCGGCAACCAGCATGCTGACGGAAATGGTGAAAGGGAAAACAGTGGTTCAAGTAAAAAAATTAACCGATCAGGACATGATTAAAAAATTAGGCATAAATGTTAGTTTAGGGAGGAAAAAATGCGCCACACTCGGACTAGTGGTATTACAAAAACTACTAATTTAG
- a CDS encoding DUF1858 domain-containing protein — MRHTRTSGITKTTNLGELTGAYPELTEVLMDDYGLHCVGCMAAAFETLEEGARAHGFDNKEVEKMVKKLNEIIKKKRRDGN; from the coding sequence ATGCGCCACACTCGGACTAGTGGTATTACAAAAACTACTAATTTAGGTGAGTTAACAGGGGCTTATCCGGAGTTGACAGAAGTATTGATGGATGATTACGGTTTACATTGTGTTGGCTGTATGGCGGCGGCGTTTGAAACTTTGGAAGAGGGGGCGAGGGCGCACGGGTTTGATAATAAAGAGGTAGAGAAAATGGTGAAAAAATTAAACGAGATAATTAAGAAGAAGCGCCGAGACGGAAATTAA